The sequence TTCCCTCGATTGTAACAACCGATTTAATCGCAGTTATTATTGCCTGGGCTGTTGCAGGAGGAAAAGGAGTTGTTCCTTCGAACAGTTTTCCAAAATTAATCGGGTGGAAGCCATCTACATCCTTTTCAGGAGCGATTGCTTCTACAACCTTTGCTTTGTTTATGTGAGCGGGAAGTGGAAGTTCAACTAAAATCCCATGGATATCTTTTCTTGCATTAAGGTTTCTTATGTTGTACAGGAGATCTTCTTCAGAAATCTCGACTGAAAGTTTATGGTGCTCTACATAAATGCCAAGTGCTTCTCCCTCTTTTCTTATGTTTTTTGCGTAACTTTCAGAAGCCTTCTCCTCCCCAACCTGAATTACAGCAAGCGCCGGGCTTACGAGCCTTTTCTTCAACTCTTCAACATTTGTCCTTATTTCGTTTTGCAGCCTTAAAGCAATCTCTTTTCCGTCCAATATCATCTTTTCAACCTCCTTTGTTTTAATAATACAAATTTGATTATTTTTTTCAAGTATTCAATATAATATATTTGAAATGGAAAAAATGCATATAGCAGAAATCGTTTCAATTGAGGGACTCGATATCCTTGCAGAACCTAAAGAAAGAGCAACGCTACCAATAGGGACACTTTTAAAAACAACAAAAGTTAATAGCATTGTTTTTGTAGTCCTTGATGACCTCTATATGAATATGATCCCAGGAGGAAGCCACGATGCCTACGGTATTCCCGAGGATAAAATAGAGGAAATGTATCCTCATGTAAGCGACTACCTGAGGTACCTTGTAAGGATTTATCCTCTTGCAGAACTCGATAAAGACCACCTTTTTCCTGTATCGAAATCACCTGTTATAAATGCACTCCTTTATGAGGTTGAAAGTGAAGAGGTGAAGAATATTCTTGAAAATAGTTTCGTGGTGCGAGAGCTCTCCCTTATAGACATAGGTAAATTCCCAAAGAGAAACAAGGCGATAATAAACCTTCTTAGAAATTACTTTTTGCAGTTTGACGAAAACGAACGAACGGAAAAACTGAAGGAGTTTTTGCCTGTGCTTTCCTCTTCTTTCAGAAGGGATTATGCATCACTTATGGAAATTGTAAGAGGAGTAAAAGGTTAAAATGGAAAACGAATACATAGGATATATTGTCTCTGGCTCCTTTGGAGAGGGGCTCACCTTCAAGGTAAATACATTTGTAAATCCAGAGAACATCAGAATTGGAGATTTTGTCGTTGTCGAAGGGAAAAATATGGACTACCTGTGTGTCATTGACGACATACGCCTCAAGGCAACGACAGATGAGGTGTTCTTCGATCCGCCCGTTGACGAGGAAGTTGACGGTGGTATAGAAAAAATTGCCGCATCCTCATACATATATAATGAAATTTCAATATTTCCTTATCTTGCGCTTCCAAAAAGTGCTAATGCCTTCGGGACAACCGTTAAAACCCTTCCTACGCACTTTGCAAAGGTAAGGAATGTGCGCTCCCAGGACTTCTTGAGGATAATTCCCCAAAAAAACGCATTTTTCATAGGGACTCCCCTTACAAGTAGTGAGCGGCTCTACATAGACCTGGAAAAACTTTCGATGAGAAACACAGGGCTTTTTGGCATAACGGGATCTGGAAAATCTTTCCTTGCAAGGATAATTTTTGCAGGGCTCATAAAGCAGGGCATCTCTACGCTCCTTGTTTTCGATATGCATAACGAACACGGCAGAAGCATTAGGACTGAAGATGGAAGAAGCATTGATTCTCTTGCAAGCCTTTTCCCTGATAGGGTTAAAATTTTTGATGTGTCAACTGCAAACAAGGATGCAAACAAATACATAGAGATTTCATACAAAGATGTTGAACCTGAGGATATTGCACTTGTTGAAGACCAGTTAAAATTCTCTCCAAAGTCCCTCGAGACGCTTGAAATTGTTGCTCAGAAGCAAGGTAACTGGCTTGAATACCTTCTCGATATTTACGATAACATTTCGGATAAAAAAGGCGAAGCAGAAAGGCTTGGTGTAAACCTCGAGTCTCTTGATGCACTTGTAAGGCATCTTAAGAAGTTAAAAACCCTTGACTTTCTCAAAAACATTGGGAAGAGTAACTCAATAAACGAGATAATAGAAAACCTTGAGAATGGAGTAAGCGTTGTTGTCCAGTTTTCAGGCAATTACAGGGACGACAGGCTCACCTATTACTTTGTTTCGAATGTCATAACAAGGAGAATCTTCGAAAAATTCTCAGAACAAAGCGAAGGAAGTATTAAAAACCGTGTTACGATAGCAATAGAAGAGGCGCACAAGTTTTTGTCAAAGCAGTATGAGGCAACTAACATATTTGGGCGAATTGCAAGGGAGATGAGGAAATTTAATGTCACCCTCTTTATTATCGACCAGAGGCCAAGTGAAATAGATCCTGAAGTGCTTTCTCAAATAGGGACGAGACTTGTTATGGAACTTAAGGACGAAAACGACATAAGCGCTGTTTTCCAGGGGAGTTCTCACTCAAAGAGGCTTGTAAAAATTCTTTCAACGCTTGAGCAAAAGCAGGCGCTCGTTTTTGGATACGCTGTGCCCCTTCCACTTCCGATAAATGTGCGTCCGTATGATGAGGAATTTGTAAAAGAGATGAAGGATATTAAAAAGAAAAATGCAAAAGACGAAATATACTGAGGGAGGTAAAAAATGTATCCAGTTTTGATAAAGATTGGTAACTACGAGTTAAGGACTTACGGCGTAATCGTTGCTATTGCTGCAATTGTAGGCATCCTCACTGCGCTCAGGTATGTGAGAGAAAGGGGAGTTGACGAAGATACTTTTCTTAATGTTGTAATCTGGGCACTCATTGGCGGAATATTAGGCGCAAGAGTTTTCTGGGTGTTCGCATCGCCATATTTATCGACATATCTCAAGCGTCCCCTTACGATTTTTGCCTTCTGGGAAGGAGGGCTCTCCTTTGAAGGAATGGTTTTGGGAGGGCTTATTGCAATTTTTATCGCATCGAGGTTTTACAAAATATCCATTAGAAAAATTCTGGATGCAGGTGCACTTGGTGTTTCTATTGGCTATGGCATTGGGAAATTTGCTTGTTTCTTTAATGGCTGTTGCTATGGGCTCCCTGTGCCATCATGGTGGCCCAAGATATTTCCGTTTTCGCTTGTTTTCACTAACCCTAAATCGCAGTGCGACCTCCTGAATACTGCTCTTTATCCTGCACAACTTCTCAATGCTCTGAGCGGATGGATTACTTTCTTTGCACTAATCTACATCCTTAGAAGAGACAAAAATCTTTACGAGGGGAAGTTATTTACTTATTTTGGATACATCTTTCCTCCGATGCTTTTTGCAATCGAGTTCATTCGCTATATCCCGAATAGGTTCCTTGGACTTACGCCGAACCAGTGGTTTTCAATTGGTTTCGTTATTTTTGCTTTTCTTTTCGACCTATATAACAGAAGAACTACTTCTAAAACTGGGGCTCAAGAACAATAATTTCTCCCTGGGGAAGTGTTTCTTTTGTTACCTCTAACTCCTTCAACATTTTGTAATTGATTCCTTTTGTGAATTCATCGATGGTGAGGAGATTTAGCGTCAAGCCCTTTAGTTTGTAGTGCATCGGGATTGCGATGTTGGGTTTGAATTCGTTAATGATTTCTTTAGCCTCGTTTGGACCGATTGTGAAGACCGAGCCAATAGGTATAAAGAAGATATTCGTGCCTTTTATGAATGCCTTTTGAGTATCGTTAAACCTTTTGTCTCCAAGGTCTCCAAAGTGGAGTAATGAGATACCTTCAGAAGTAATCTTGAAAAGGTGAATTACGCCTCTTTCTATACCCTTTTTCGTGTCGTGATACGCCTCAATACTTTCGAATTTTACACCTTCGATCTCTTGAGATACAACGCCTCTTAACACTTTCTTATACTTCGGAACGTATTTTACAGCGTTGTGGTCGAAGTGCTCATGAGATACAGTTATTATGTCTACCTCTGGGAACTTTACTGGATATCCAAGAGACGGGTCGTAAGGGTCAGTTAAAATCTTAATTCCGTTTGTTTCGATTAAAAAACTCGAATGCCCGTAGTACTTAATTTTCATATTCTCCACCTCCAAATAAATTATAACTCCTTTTTAATGAAGCGTGAATGGGTTATAATAACTTGCTATGACTGGTTTTACGCATCTAACATTTGCGTTATTTTTGGAAGGTAATGCAAGCCTTCCTGACCTTGCGATGGTTTCATTTGGAAGCCTATTCCCGGATATCGATACTTTTGGTGCCCTGTCAAAAAGCTTCAAAAACAAGCCCGGAAACCTCACACACAGGGGAATTCTCCACTCTCCCTTTATTTATGCTGTTATTTTTCTAATATATTACCTGATATTCAAAAACCTTGCAATACTTCCTTTTTTGGTTGGTGCTTTGTCGCACCTTGTTTTAGACTTTACTACAGTCGAGGGGATTCCTCTTTTTTATCCTGTAAGTAAAAAGAAATTCCACATCTTCGGTTTCAGGACAGGAAGTATAGTCGACGTGAGTATGTCTTTAATATTTCTCTTCCTATTTATTTTGAGACTCTTTAAGTTTATTTAAGAAGAATTTTAACGCTTCTTCGTAACGTTTTTCCTTTATAAGGTTAATCCCTGTTGAGAGTTCATCTTGCGATTTTTGTGTGCCCTGGGCTATCGCACTTTCTTCTTTTACGCTCTCTTCAATTTTAGGCACTTCAACAATATGCTCTTTTGCCTTTTCCTCTTCAAACTTTTCCTCAATTTTAGGTGTTTCGGGAGGCTTCTCTGTTGCCTTTCCCTCTTTTACGCTTTCCTCAACTTTTGGTACTTGAACAGTGGATTCCTCCGGTTTTTCTTCTTTCTTTAATTCGTTAAAAACGCTTTCAAAAAATCTTATCAATGGTTTTTCGTTTTTGTAAAGGCTTATAAGTTCGTTCAGGTCTTCAATCTTAAAAATCCTTTCGTCCTCGAGGATTGTGACTCTGAATCTGGAAAGAGGGTTAACTTCAATAACTTTCTTAAAGTAATCGTTTGCCTTTTCATGATTTCCAAGGAACTCGTCTATTATCCTTGCCATAATGTAGTTTGCTCTTGGATAGTTAGGATAGTTTACAAGGACATTCTCAAGAAGTGGTATTACTTTTTCGTACTCTCCTGAGTGGGTATATGCTTCAGCAAGTGCTACCTTGAGGATAGGGTCATTTTTTGTTGTCCTTTCGAGTTCCTCAAGGATGCTTATAAACTCTTTCCTTGAGATGTTCTCTTCAGAGAGGATTATTTTGAGTTTTTCATCTTCTTTTTCGTTTGTAATGCGGATTATCTCATCTTTTTCGTATTTTGGTGCAAGGGCTATTGCTTTTGAAAAGGGTTCTTGTGCGTTTTTTCCTTCCTTCAAGTTGACGATGCCTTTAAAGAGGTAAGCGTACTGGTTTTCAGGGTCGGTAGTTAAAACATACTTAAATGCAACATTTGCATCAAATATTTTTTCTCTGATGAGGTAGGAAATGCCCCTGAAGAGGTCGTATAGGACACACGGCGTTGGGCTGTCCATAGAAAGCGCCTCTGCGTGAGTTTCAACTACATCATAGTTCTTTAACATAAAATTGTATGTTAAAAATAGAGAATTCAGTATTGGTGAATAAGGCCTCAGGTTCAATCTTTCTTTTATTTCGTAAAGCCTATCGTGGATCTCGTGCTCCTTCATAGTACGCCCCCTCTAATTCTTTATAGTGCTCCCAGTAATATCTTATTGCGTTTGGAATATTTTGCAAAATATCCAAAGAAGTTATACCCTCTCTCCATTCCTTCGATAGCAAATCTCCTGAAAGACCGTGAATATATGTTCCTAAAATTGTGCCATAAAGAAGATTGCCTTTTCTAATGACGGACGCCCCTATCGTGCCAACGAGGACATCCCCACTTCCTGCGGTTGCAAGAACAGGATTCCCCGATGTATTTATGTATATATCTCCATTATATCCAATAAGCGAGTATTCGCCCTTTAAAACAATCACATGTTTAATATCTTCCATTGCCTTTAAAAGTGCACTGAATTTGTCATTCTTAATTTCATCTATAGTGAGCCCTGTAAGTCTTGCAAACTCTCCTATATGTGGAGTTAATATCGTGTCGTATTGCCTATTAATAAGGATATCCTTGTGCCTTGACAATATCGTAATTGCATCGCCATCGATTATGAGGGGCTTTTGAACTCTTTCTACAACTTCCAAAACGAGTTCTTCTGTGTCTTCGTCGATTGAAAGTCCTGAGCCAATTGAAACAATATCCACATTGTTAGAAAAGTCGACAATTGCTTCGATATTTTTCTTAGAAATGGCACCGTTTTCGTTTTCTTTAAGAGGAACCTGAACTATCTCAGGAGCCCTTTGTGAAACTATTTTTGAGACTTCCAGGGTTGTTGTAAGGAAAGACATACCGCCCCCACTTTTTAAAAATGACAGGGCGTTGAAGTAAGGTGCACCTGTGTATCTCCTTGAACCTGCAATGAACAATGCCTTTCCAAGTGACCCTTTGTGGGCATTAGTTGGACGCTCATCGAAGGGCTCGACGAATTTAATCTGAACATGTATATCCTTTGATAGCGTTAGTTCATTTGGATAAGAAATGTGCGAAACGACGAGACTTCCTACATAATCACACCCTGGATAGGCAAAGAACCCTCTTTTTGGAAGTCCCATTGTGACCGTGTAGTCTGCTTTTACAGCAACCCCGAGAATACTTCCTGTATTTGCATCGACACCAGAAGGTATGTCTATAGAAACGACTGGCTTTTTAGAATTGTTGATTTCAACAATGAGTTCTTTTATCTTTCCTTCGATTGGTCTATTGAGTCCTGTCCCAAAAATACCGTCGATTATTACATCTGATTCCTTTATTGCTGAAAGAAGTACCCTATTTATAGATTCGAATTCAAGAATTTCTACAGGATAATTTTTAAGGAGTTCAAAATTCTTGAGGGCAACACCTTTGAGTTTGCTTTTATCTCCAATAACGAAAACAACTACTTTTGCAAAGTTAGAGGAAAGCAGTCTTGAAACTGCAAAGGCATCTCCTCCGTTATTTCCAGAACCTGCAAAGATTATGTACTTTTTGTCGAGACCGAACTTATGCTTCAAAAGTGAAAAAACGGCGTGTGCTGCATTCTCCATTAAAATTTCTTCTCCGATGCCAAAATTTACTGCAAGTTCGTCTAATTTTTTAATTTCTTCTCTTGTTACAACTTTCATATCTCAACCCTCACTGCCACCGCTACTGCAAATGCCTTCTCGTGCGAAATCGATAAGTATATATCAGGAAAATCCTTTGCGATTGGCTTTGAAAAATCATTGTAGGTAATTTCTATTTTGTTAAAGGGAATACTTTTTTCGAGCGTCTTTGTGATCGCTTCTTTTGCAGCAAAACGCCCTGCAAGAAATTCAACCACATTCCCTTTTTTCTTTAGTTCGCTTTTTTCGCTTTCAGTTAAAATCCGATCGATAAACTTCTCTCCGTAATTTTCGAGAACTTTTCCAATTCTTTCTACACTTACAATGTCGATACCCACTCCTTTTATCACAACAAAATTATACAACTAAATGATTTTTTCTAAAATAGTCAAATGTGCTAAAATGTGGTGTATTTGTAAAAATTCTTTTAGGAGGTTGTTATGGATAGAATGAGCCTTCAGATTTTGAGAGCGTTGTGGAGAAAGCCTCTTGATATCTGGGAACTTGTGATAATGCAGGATAACGATATAAAGAGTGTTTACGATACACTTGAAAAACTGAAAAACGACGGGTTAATTAAATATAGCGAAGAAAAAATTGAGATCACAGAAAAGGGTATAGAAGAACTCAAAAAGAATAATTCAATGCCTTATTTAGAAACAAAGTGTGGAACTTGTAAAGGAAAAATTTATGATCCAGGGCACTTTAAAGACATACTCGAAACCTTCAGGGAGATTTTTAAGAATAGACCCGGTGAAACAACAGAATTTGACCAGGGTGTTGTAAGCGAGGAAAACTCTGTAAGGCGGCTTGAATTTGTTTACGAAAGAGGAGACCTTGAAGGTAAGGAGATATTTTTCCTTGGAGATGATGACTTAACAAGTGTCGTCTTTGCGCTTTCTAAGATGCCAAAAAGAGTCGTTGTGGTAGATGTAGATAAGCGGATTGTCGAATACATTAACGAGGTTTCAAAGAAGTATAATCTTTCACTTTCTGCTTATGTCTACAATGCGGCAAAAAAATTGGACAGTAATTTTATAGGAAAGTTTGATACATTTTTAACCGACCCTGTCGAAACAGTGAAGGGCATGCGCCTTTTTCTTTCAAGATGCGCCTTAGCCCTTAAAGGTAAGGGGTCTTCGGGCTACTTTGGTTTGAGCCATTTTGAGTCTTCGCTTAAGAAGTGGTACGAAATCGAAAAAGACCTTCTTGATATGAACTTTGTTATAACAGATATGCTCAGAGATTTTAACGAGTATCTCCTTGTTGGCGAAAGAATTTTGCACGAAGGTTACTACATTGTGGAGAAAGCGCCTCTTAAGGTAAAAGCGCCAGAAATTTCCTGGTACAGGTCTACTTTTATAAGGCTTGAATTAATTGACGAAGCAAAGCCCAAGATCGTGGATGATGTTAACTGGGACCGTTCCCTTTACTTTGACGATGAGACCTATGTTGTGAGGCCATAAGCGATGCTTTCTACTGCAAAAACGACGACCCTAACGGGGATTGAAGGAGTTGAAGTTCTCGTTGAAGTTAATATTGGAAGTGGGCTTCCAAATTTTACGATTGTAGGTCTCCCTGCAGAAAGTGTTGAAGAGTCAAAGGAACGTGTTAGGGCTGCAATTAAAAATTCTGGCTTCGAGTTTCCTATAAGAAATTACAGTAAACCTTACTCCTGCAGATGCTAAGAAAGAAGACACTTATTTTGACCTTCTTATTG is a genomic window of Caldisericum sp. containing:
- a CDS encoding bifunctional methylenetetrahydrofolate dehydrogenase/methenyltetrahydrofolate cyclohydrolase (catalyzes the formation of 5,10-methenyltetrahydrofolate from 5,10-methylenetetrahydrofolate and subsequent formation of 10-formyltetrahydrofolate from 5,10-methenyltetrahydrofolate), which translates into the protein MILDGKEIALRLQNEIRTNVEELKKRLVSPALAVIQVGEEKASESYAKNIRKEGEALGIYVEHHKLSVEISEEDLLYNIRNLNARKDIHGILVELPLPAHINKAKVVEAIAPEKDVDGFHPINFGKLFEGTTPFPPATAQAIITAIKSVVTIEGKFAVIVGRSNIVGKPTAALLLQENATITIAHSRTRNLQDLTKMADILVVSVGKPKLIGRDFVKPGAVVIDAGINKIDGKLVGDVDFDSVKDVASYITPVPGGIGVLTTLMLFRNTVKAATLQNRIV
- a CDS encoding ATP-binding protein, yielding MENEYIGYIVSGSFGEGLTFKVNTFVNPENIRIGDFVVVEGKNMDYLCVIDDIRLKATTDEVFFDPPVDEEVDGGIEKIAASSYIYNEISIFPYLALPKSANAFGTTVKTLPTHFAKVRNVRSQDFLRIIPQKNAFFIGTPLTSSERLYIDLEKLSMRNTGLFGITGSGKSFLARIIFAGLIKQGISTLLVFDMHNEHGRSIRTEDGRSIDSLASLFPDRVKIFDVSTANKDANKYIEISYKDVEPEDIALVEDQLKFSPKSLETLEIVAQKQGNWLEYLLDIYDNISDKKGEAERLGVNLESLDALVRHLKKLKTLDFLKNIGKSNSINEIIENLENGVSVVVQFSGNYRDDRLTYYFVSNVITRRIFEKFSEQSEGSIKNRVTIAIEEAHKFLSKQYEATNIFGRIAREMRKFNVTLFIIDQRPSEIDPEVLSQIGTRLVMELKDENDISAVFQGSSHSKRLVKILSTLEQKQALVFGYAVPLPLPINVRPYDEEFVKEMKDIKKKNAKDEIY
- a CDS encoding prolipoprotein diacylglyceryl transferase, giving the protein MYPVLIKIGNYELRTYGVIVAIAAIVGILTALRYVRERGVDEDTFLNVVIWALIGGILGARVFWVFASPYLSTYLKRPLTIFAFWEGGLSFEGMVLGGLIAIFIASRFYKISIRKILDAGALGVSIGYGIGKFACFFNGCCYGLPVPSWWPKIFPFSLVFTNPKSQCDLLNTALYPAQLLNALSGWITFFALIYILRRDKNLYEGKLFTYFGYIFPPMLFAIEFIRYIPNRFLGLTPNQWFSIGFVIFAFLFDLYNRRTTSKTGAQEQ
- a CDS encoding MBL fold metallo-hydrolase encodes the protein MKIKYYGHSSFLIETNGIKILTDPYDPSLGYPVKFPEVDIITVSHEHFDHNAVKYVPKYKKVLRGVVSQEIEGVKFESIEAYHDTKKGIERGVIHLFKITSEGISLLHFGDLGDKRFNDTQKAFIKGTNIFFIPIGSVFTIGPNEAKEIINEFKPNIAIPMHYKLKGLTLNLLTIDEFTKGINYKMLKELEVTKETLPQGEIIVLEPQF
- a CDS encoding metal-dependent hydrolase — translated: MTGFTHLTFALFLEGNASLPDLAMVSFGSLFPDIDTFGALSKSFKNKPGNLTHRGILHSPFIYAVIFLIYYLIFKNLAILPFLVGALSHLVLDFTTVEGIPLFYPVSKKKFHIFGFRTGSIVDVSMSLIFLFLFILRLFKFI
- a CDS encoding NAD(P)H-hydrate dehydratase, with the protein product MKVVTREEIKKLDELAVNFGIGEEILMENAAHAVFSLLKHKFGLDKKYIIFAGSGNNGGDAFAVSRLLSSNFAKVVVFVIGDKSKLKGVALKNFELLKNYPVEILEFESINRVLLSAIKESDVIIDGIFGTGLNRPIEGKIKELIVEINNSKKPVVSIDIPSGVDANTGSILGVAVKADYTVTMGLPKRGFFAYPGCDYVGSLVVSHISYPNELTLSKDIHVQIKFVEPFDERPTNAHKGSLGKALFIAGSRRYTGAPYFNALSFLKSGGGMSFLTTTLEVSKIVSQRAPEIVQVPLKENENGAISKKNIEAIVDFSNNVDIVSIGSGLSIDEDTEELVLEVVERVQKPLIIDGDAITILSRHKDILINRQYDTILTPHIGEFARLTGLTIDEIKNDKFSALLKAMEDIKHVIVLKGEYSLIGYNGDIYINTSGNPVLATAGSGDVLVGTIGASVIRKGNLLYGTILGTYIHGLSGDLLSKEWREGITSLDILQNIPNAIRYYWEHYKELEGAYYEGARDPR
- the acpS gene encoding holo-ACP synthase, whose protein sequence is MIKGVGIDIVSVERIGKVLENYGEKFIDRILTESEKSELKKKGNVVEFLAGRFAAKEAITKTLEKSIPFNKIEITYNDFSKPIAKDFPDIYLSISHEKAFAVAVAVRVEI
- a CDS encoding bis-aminopropyl spermidine synthase family protein translates to MDRMSLQILRALWRKPLDIWELVIMQDNDIKSVYDTLEKLKNDGLIKYSEEKIEITEKGIEELKKNNSMPYLETKCGTCKGKIYDPGHFKDILETFREIFKNRPGETTEFDQGVVSEENSVRRLEFVYERGDLEGKEIFFLGDDDLTSVVFALSKMPKRVVVVDVDKRIVEYINEVSKKYNLSLSAYVYNAAKKLDSNFIGKFDTFLTDPVETVKGMRLFLSRCALALKGKGSSGYFGLSHFESSLKKWYEIEKDLLDMNFVITDMLRDFNEYLLVGERILHEGYYIVEKAPLKVKAPEISWYRSTFIRLELIDEAKPKIVDDVNWDRSLYFDDETYVVRP